A single window of Lynx canadensis isolate LIC74 chromosome C2, mLynCan4.pri.v2, whole genome shotgun sequence DNA harbors:
- the LOC115522830 gene encoding LOW QUALITY PROTEIN: transmembrane protein 183A-like (The sequence of the model RefSeq protein was modified relative to this genomic sequence to represent the inferred CDS: deleted 2 bases in 1 codon) produces MDWPSTGLPSATRSRCHQSKSRTLCIHERTVSRKKKKKNKSKRHKDLDGAGGEEYPMDIWLLLASYIRPEDIVNFSLICKNAWTVTCTAAFWTRLYRRHYMLDASLPLRLRPESTEKLRCLRACVIRSLYHMYEPFAARISKNPAIAESTPSTLKNSKCSLFWCRKIVGNRQEPMWEFNFKFKKQSPRLKSKCMGGLQPPIQYEDVHTNPDQDCCLLQVTTLNFIFIPIVMGMIFTLFTINVSTDMRHHRVRLVFQDSPVRGGWKLCCEQGVQIILDPAHSVRLFGGAPIFLM; encoded by the exons ATGGACtggcccagcacagggctgccCTCAGCGACGAGAAGCA GATGCCACCAGTCAAAGAGTCGAACGCTGTGCATCCATGAGAGAACtgtctccaggaaaaaa aaaaaaaaaaataagagcaagaGGCACAAAGACCTGGACGGGGCTGGAGGAGAAGAGTATCCCATGGATATTTGGCTATTGCTGGCCTCCTATATCCGTCCTGAGGACATTGTGAATTTTTCCCTGATTTGCAAGAATGCCTGGACTGTCACTTGCACTGCTGCCTTTTGGACCAGGTTGTACCGAAGGCACTACATGCTGGATGCCTCTCTGCCTTTGCGCCTGCGACCAGAGTCCACGGAGAAGCTGCGCTGTCTCCGGGCATGTGTGATCCGATCTCTGTACCACATGTATGAGCCATTTGCTGCTCGAATCTCCAAGAATCCAGCCATTGCAGAAAGCACTCCCAGCACATTAAAGAATTCCAAATGCTCACTTTTCTGGTGCAGAAAGATTGTTGGGAACAGACAGGAACCAATGTGGGAATTCAACTTTAAGTTCAAAAAACAGTCCCCTAGATTAAAGAGCAAGTGTATGGGAGGGTTGCAGCCTCCCATTCAGTACGAAGATGTTCATACCAACCCAGACCAGGACTGCTGCCTACTACAGGTCACTACCCTCAACTTCATCTTTATTCCAATTGTCATGGGAATGATATTTACCCTGTTTACTATCAATGTGAGCACGGACATGCGGCATCACCGCGTGAGACTGGTGTTCCAGGACTCTCCTGTCCGTGGTGGCTGGAAACTGTGCTGCGAACAGGGCGTGCAAATCATCCTGGACCCAGCGCACAGCGTTCGACTCTTTGGtggtgccccaatatttttaatgtaa